CGACTTGTGTTTGTTGTATTTTCTTCtttactgttaatttttttttttttttatttttttggttaaaccCAGCAGTTTATGAGCGTAATCAATTCCCCTGAATTGTAAGATCAGAATTTCCTAGGAACGGTAAGATCTATTTCTATAGGCCGTCAGATTGATCTGACGGTAAATATAATAACTAAAATAATATGAGCGTAAAAGTTTCTCATTCTTTCACAATCTTCCCTACCCGTCTGGCCACCACGCCCACCACCGAACCAACCTCCCCCTCCAAGGCTGCACCCACCCATCGCACCCCGCAGACTGGTTTTCTGTCACCAGATGGTTCGTCGGACTTGAGTTtcatctccctctctcctcatcTCAATCGCCCACTCTCCATCTCCCAGGTATGCAACTTTCTGCAACGTCTCTCCCTCTAAATTATAAATTTTGTGCAACCCATGGCCGACCCAGGTTGTGATCAAGCTCGATTGGTTACTGGGTCAGACCAACATGGTCGCTAAGCCTAACCCATCTTCTAATTTTTGCTAAATTCAATACCTTTACCTTGATTTAGCAAACACCAGACTTTTTGTTATGCTAATTACATGTTCTGTAATTCTCAGCATATAAGAATAATGAGATGCTTCACATCGATATCAAAGAGCCTGAGTAGTAAGAAAttcgttttcttttctcttATTGTGGGGTGAAACTTAAAAAGATGGGAATTTCTGTTTAGGCAGTGAGAGTTCATGTGGTGATGTGGATGCTACTCCTGATTCTAAAATATCGAACGAATTTGGTACGTGACGAAATTTTTTACAAGTATTGTGTTAAAGACTATGCCATGATTCTGAGGTATTACTAGCGGGATTGTGTTGTCGCTAGATAAGCAGGGACCGAGAGTTTCTTAGGCATATGGACTTTGGTCATTTATTGGATCATAGTTTGGCATTTGATAATTTATCTTTATATTACAGCTTCTCAGTTAAAACGGTATTCGACTGAGGATTTGGAATCCAATTTCTTTATGAGTGGTGCAAAGTGGTTGTGCTTCATGTTGTGGTAACCTCGGGCGTGTAATTGACTTGATCTTGAGGGTTCAATATTTAAGAGCCATTTGATATGAAAAGGGCATCACATAGAGGCCTTAGTAAACATTTTCACGAACTTGTTCAAGTACATAAATATACACTCATCTTGTTGTAGCTAAAACAGAATGGAATTTAAGATCTCATTGATTTTGCAGGAGCAAAAGGTGAAAAGAAGGCTGAAGGAGCAATAAAATGGTGGTTACCAATTCTAATTCCCAGAACAGGGAGATTGTGGTCAGGAAGAGGATTGCAAGCatgtaactctctctctctctctctccctctccccctTCCtccctctgtgtgtgtgtgtgtgtgtgtgtgtgtgtgtttgtgcaCACATTCAAATTTTGGTTGTTACCTTGGAAGTCATAGAAAATAAATAGTTGAAATTTGAAGTTAGTGTTATGTTAAGAAGTGCTTCAAGGTTAAGTAGGAATCCTGGACTTATTAAGTAACTCAAACACTTCTTCAAGGAGAAAAATCTGTAATGCGGCTGTATATTTTGTATGAATGAGTAAAACTTGTGGGACTGAACTGAATTTAAAAGGCATTCAAGCTTATGGATTTTGATATTATGGAATCTTTTGATGTATTAAGTATTGGAACTGATTGATGCACTGTAGTATTTGCTATTAGCCAGTACATGCTTAACAATTCTATTATGCATCTTTGACGGAGATGATTCACTGTGTAGATTCAATAAACGAGAAGAGGATTTTTCTTCCTTGAGAGAATACAATGATTACTTGGAGGAAGTGGAGGACATGAGTAAGTTTTTCAGCGTAACTGTAGCTTATACAGTTATATCGTGATGTAAAGTTAGTCTGACAAAGGGAAAAATCATTTTGTAGCATTTGACTTGATCGAAGGAATAGATGTTCCTGCTATTGAAGCGAAAATTGCCAAGTACCAGGAAGAAAATGCTGAACAAATAATGATTAACAGAGCTCGTAAGGTATTTCAAAATAAGATCACCATGTTTTGATCCCTTTCCTTTTTTGTTCCTAACCTTCTGATTTTGTATAATggaaaaagaggaaaagaggATGCAGGCAAAGTGGAAATATTGAACTCTTAAATATTTTCTGCTAAGTTTATGCCGTGGTTCTAATGCTGGTGTTTTCGATCGAATAGGCTGAAGAGCTTGCTGCAGCTCTCGCAGCAAGCAAGGGACATCCCATACAAAATGAAACTGATGCGGTAAGAGTGGGATTGTTACGTGTATGCAttcacttttgttttctttatacGACCTTGCACATTTTAAATGTTGAAACCCTTCAAGGAGATTTTGTTAACTGATATGATGCGTCTAATGATAGGGTCTGAGCCAAGGCTCACAAGCAGGATTTGGTGCTGGTACACAGGGCCAGTATGCTCCTACAGTTTCAGGGCAACCACGTCCAACCGGCGGCATGGGTCCACAACCACTACCACTTGGAGGAGGGGGGCATGATCTGCACGGATACGCTGTTGACGATGAAGAAATGGTGAAGCTGCGAGCAGAGAAGGGTGGTCGGGCAGGAGGGTGGAGTGGAGAGATAAGCAGGAAGAGGGCACTTGAAGAAGCCCTTGGTAGCATTTGGATTTGTTAGGATCATAATTTTTCTCCCGAGTCTGTAATTGTAAGAGCAGAAACATGCCTTCTCTTTATGGAAAAAAGAGAAGGCAGAATTATGTACGAGTGCAAATTATTTATCAGAAATATGCCTTCTTTTTATGCAACATCCGTCCTCTTacatttaaatttgaatttttttgttggtATCATTCGCCGGACGGGTAAGATGGTACTAGTGTACTCTTGCTCGACTTACCTGTACTGGACGGGTTCAGTATCAACTTATTATAGCTAGTTTGTTGTGGTTTAAGTTATTTTTTATAagattttttagccaaaatggtctctgagatttgcgtATGTCTTCACTTTGattcctgagatttgaaatcaatagaagtggttttCTAGATtctccaccatcaatcattttaatcatttcgtgaaaaattatgttaaataaggatcaaaatgacaaaaatacatttaatttaaaacaataggtcaaaatgttttgaaaaaaaattgagggtattttcgtcgttttattcttatttaatgaagatttttcatggaatgattaaaatgattgatgatggacaatGTCAGTgatcacttctattgatttcaaatctcagagatcaaagtgagaagttattcaaatctcaaaaacaattttagctaaaaaaaacctttttataATCAAGGTAAATACATCGATGTATTAAAAAGAGTTGggggagaaaaataaaaataaaaataggtcCAAGCAAGTGCAATAACCAATAAGAACAGGGGCAGTAccgttataaaaataaaataaaataaaataaaggcaTAAAATCCTGAAAGGCGCTAACTTTCCTCCACAGCTTCAAACTCCGTTATCTCCAACTcccaaattcaaagttgtgttcATCTGAAATTACGCTTTTATTTTGCAGATTCCAGAACAAGTTGATGATAAAGTTGTGTTCTTTTCCCCCTATTTGTTTCCGGTGAGTAATTCATGTATTGAATcggcttatatatatatatgatgaccTCACTGAGATTTTCAATCTCTTTGGACACGTTTGATTCTTCAAACAAGTTCAATTCTTCTTTTTGCTACGGTCATGCATATGTTAGCAGAGCTTGTGTAGTTAATGCTCTGAATTGGGGAAATCGGATTAAGGTTTCTGGGTTCCCATTCGAATTGTCGGGCACTTCGGAACTGAGTCAGATGGGTGAGGAAACCAATTTGAGCTTGGTTGAGGGAAACCCGGATTTTCGACACGAAAGTGAGAAGGGCTCTGGGGGGCCAAAGAAAGAGAGTAGGAGAGAAAAGGATTCGAAGTTAAGTTCAAGAAAGAGTAGGTGGGTGAGGGAATTGGAGAATTTGTTTGTGAATGGTGGTGAATTTGATGTTGATTATTCTGTTATTAGCTCTCACTTGAGCATGGAGCATTGTAACGATATTTTGAGACGGCTAGAGAGGTGTAATGATGTCAAAGCTCTTAGATTCTTCGAGTGGATGAGAAGCAACGGGAAATTAGAGCGCAATGTGAGCGCTTTTAATTCAGTTTTAAGAGTGATGGGTAGGAGAGAAGATTGGGATGCAGCTGAAAAATTGGTTCAGGAATTGCTTGCTGGTTTGGGAGGTGAGCTGAATTATCAGGTTTTCAACACCCTTATTTATGCGTGTTGTAAGTTGGGGCGCGCTGAGTTGGGAGCCAAGTGGTTTCGAATGATGCTGGATCACAGGATCCAGCCGAACATTGCAACTTTTGGTATGCTAATGGGACTTTACCAGAAGGGTTGGAATGTTGAGGAGGCGGAGTTTACTTTCTCTCAAATGAGGAACTGTGGAATTGTATGTCAATCAGCGTACTCTGCGATGATCACAATTTACACCCGCTTGAACTTGTATGACAAAGCGGAAGAGGTCATTGGCTTGATGAGAGAAGATAGAGTGAGATTGAATTTGGATAATTGGTTGGTAATGATTAATGCCTATTGTCAGCAGGGTAAAGTAGACGATGCTGAAGTAGTACTGGTCTCCATGCAAGAAGCGGGGTTTTCTCCAAACATTATTGCATACAATACTTTGATAACTGGATATGGGAAGGCGTCTAAAATGGATGCTGCTCATCACCTATTTCTGGGCATAAAGAACGCTGGATTAGAGCCTGATGAAACAACTTACCGTTCTATGATTGAAGGTTGGGGTCGAGCTGACAAGTATAAGGAAGCAGAATGGTACTACAAAGAGCTCAAGCGGTTGGGGTACAAACCTAATTCGTCTAACCTGTACACACTAGTAAACTTGCAAGCCAAGCATGAGGATGAAGAGGGGGCCATCAGGACTCTTGACGATATGCTGACAATGGGGTGCCAATATTCCTCGATTCTTGGTACTCTTCTGCAAGCATACGAGAAGGTAGGAAGGGTAGATAAAGTGCCTCGCCTTTTGAGAGGTTCTTTCTATCAACATATTCTTGTCAGCCAGACTTCTTGTTCCATTCTTGTCATGGCTTATGTGAAACACTGCTTGGTGGATGATACTATGAAAGTGTTAAGGGAGAAACTGTGGAAGGACCCGCCTTTTGAAGATAACTTGTATCATTTGTTAATTTGCTCGTGTAAAGAGTTGGGTCGTCTTGAAGATGCTGTTAAAATATACAAGCAAATGCCGAGACATTTTAACAAGCCAAACATGCACATCATGTGCACAATGATTGACATCTATAGCATCATGGGCCTATTCACAGAAGCGGAAAAAACTTACGTGGAGTTAAAATCTTCTGGAATCGTATTGGACCTGATTGCCTATAGCATTGCTGTGAGAATGTATGTAAAAGCTGGTTCTCTGGAAGATGCTTGCTCTGTTCTAGAGGCAATGGAAGAACAGGAGGGAATTGTTCCAGACATTTACATGTTCCGTGATATGCTCCGGATTTATCAACGATGTGGCAGGCTTGATAAGTTGAAAGACCTGTACTATAAACTCTTGAAGAGTGGAGTGACTTGGGATCGGGAAATGTACAACTGTGTCATAAACTGCTGTTCTCATGCTTTGCCAGTTGATGAGATCTCAGAGATCTTTGATGAGATGCTTCAATGTGGTTTTGTTCCTAATACCATAACCTTCAATGTCATGCTCGATGTATACGGGAAAGcaaggcttctgaagaaagcTAGGGAGTTGTTCAGGATGGCCCAAAAGTGGGGTTTGGTTGACATGATCTCTTACAATACTATTATAGCTGCTTACGGGCGAAATAAAGATTTCAGAAGCATGTCTTCAACATTTCAAGAGATGCAGTTCAAGGGCTTTTCAGTTTCCCTGGAAGCCTACAATTCCATGTTGGATGCTTATGGGAAGGAAAGCCAAATGGAAAGATTTAGAAGCGTTTTGCAGAGAATGAAGAAAACAAGCTGTGCTTCTGACCATTACACGTACAACATTATGATCAATGTCTATGGAGAGCAAGGATGGATTGATGAAGTTGCTGGTGTGCTGACTGAGTTGAAAGAATGCGGACTTGGACCTGATCTGTGCAGCTATAACACGTTGATTAAGGCATACGGAATTGCAGGAATGGTCGAAGATGCTGTCCACTTGGTCaaggaaatgagagaaaatggtaTAGAGCCTGATAAGATAACCTATGTCAATCTTATCGCTGCGCTGCAAAGAAACGATGAATATTTGGAGGCTGTAAAATGGTCCCTGTGGATGAAGCAGATGGGGTTGTAAAGTTCACAATGCTGATGTATATAATCTACGGCGTTTTTTGAGCCTCTCAACACCTGATTAAGATCTTGctcatgaataaataaaatctgCTTTCGTTGATTCGATATATGTCTTCAGCACTTACATGTAGTGTGGTTTTAAGGGGTAGCAAATCTTTCATTTTGTCTCCATAGGGTTCTGGCCGAAACTCAAATGTGACGTGAATGGTCCTCTCTCGGAGGTCTGCTCTGTGTATGCAGAACAATTTTTGCATAACAACAGTCAAGTATAGCTACCACCGGAGCTGGAGAAACTTAATGCTTGTACTGAGAGTAAATTCAAGGTGATGCACAAAATTCGACTCCAAACACGAGCGATAATTTTACATCTGAACAGAACTATTGATAaatttccttcatttctttACAGTTCTTGCTCACAAATTTGCGAGTTTCCATTGACCGAGTGTTACATGTATCTTGTATGTTTAAAGAATGATCTTTTCTCCTCCTACTCTCATACAATACAACATATGTTATACGTCGGAATACATTGAAAAGAATGACCTCCGCTAAGTTAGCTGCCGCTTCGTATCTACTTCTCTTGCCTCAAAAAAATATTCTACGCTCTAGAAATTTTATAGACCTTGAATTTCTGCAGAAGAGTCTCCCTTTCTGTACATGGGTCAGCTCCGACATGGACCGGATCTTTAACAGCGAAGATTGATCAATTCAATACCCATGAGAATCGTAGACTCACTGATCATGGGAAATCAAAGTTTGTCCTTTCGGCTTTCACAAAAGCAACCTTAGGTTTCTGTTTCACACTAAACGTTTAAGTGCTTACCCGAATGAATTCTTGAAATAGCTTCTCGGTCATTCCGGGAGTGGCATATGATACGTGTGGCAATGCTGTTTAAACATCGTTATCAATGCTTGCTGCTCATGTACCGAGTTTCAGTTGAAAAAGTACGGAGATTCTAGAACCTCTTGCAAGTCGAAGTCGCCTCTTTCTGGGAGAGGAGGAAATGTCAACGCTGGATATGATACTTGGGAGCTTTCTAGTAACTGGGAACAGGCCGAGTTATCATGAAGTCAATAGAAATAAACAACGAATTCAACTCAGGATGGGCTGCTGAGAGGAAAGTTTCTACTTACATTTTCAAGTATCGGCATGCTATACAGCTCTACAATTTGTTTCTGAAGTATCTCGTTCATTTGGTCTACGTCACATACATGAGTCCAGAAGGAGTCATGCACCCCTACAAACATTTTTTAACATGCAAGTGAGAATTTGAACATATTTTAGCGTGTAAGTGAGAACTAAACCATGTGTGAACCTGCAAAACATAGGCCAGCATCCCTGCAGGCAAGAGCGGTCATCATCATGTGTGAACCGTCAAGTGAGTGAACAAATTTTGGAGGACATGCAGTCCTTTGTTTTCTACCGTCAATCTGGAATCGCCAAAATGTTAACTCTACAATAATTTATGAAAGAGTAAGGAAAGAGAACATTAAGTAAGCTTACTGAGTTACTCTCCCGCTGCAAGGCTAAAACCTGAAGGGATGTTCTTATCTGCAACCCCAAGGAGAGAAAAGTTACTAAATTATCACTACAACATTAAACTATGTAAGTGACATCTGCCCCTTTTAATCCAGGATGTCggacaaaaagaaaagatgtCGGACTTCAGGAAGGGCAGAAAACCTACTCTATAAAGTCTAAGGTACCGTAACAGACAGCCAAAACTAGAGACAAGGAAGAACAGAATATGGAACGAAGAAATGATACATGAACACAATTGTAGATGCAATCATGCAACCTATCTTGATATTCTGTACTAAACAATTACTGAGACGGAATTTTTCCAAATACTGGTTTGCCTGTTGATGTAAAATTAGTATTTAACTAAGCTGTCAAACTTACAAGATGTCGTTCATTTTTACAGTAGGGTTGCACAACAGGAAGACCTAGAGGAGTAGTCCAACGCACAGGTTGATTTTCTGAAGCAATTACCTGCAAAAGTTTGTAAACACAACTTAATTTATCTACCAGGCCTATCATTTAGTGTCCAGAACatgaccaagaaaaaaaaaatcaccacaCCATGGCACAATCACTGAGCCAGGCCATTATACCACGAGCAGCTTGGAATGTCTCTCCAAGGGCAGCCAAAGTAACCTATGGAAAAGATGAAAACTTAGAAAGTACGATCTAGATGAAACAGTTGATTTTTTCTTTATAAGAATAACATGAGGTAATCATCTAAAAATCTAGCAAACATATTAAATTGGTTAACCAGGCATTGCATTTGCATGttaattttcaattattatcCAAATGATGAAATTCAAGAAACGTCTGTGGGTAAATCTTGATCAAGAAATATTTGGTCGCAGGAACACTACGGTTGGTATTTGCTTACTTTAGCAGCATAGCAAGCTACAGTGAACAGTAGTCTATCATCCGTAACAAGACACTTCTCCTCTaatcttctttttatttgtttgcgTGCCCCAACATAAGTAACTCCATACACTGAAGTCATGACAGTCTGTTTTACCAATTCCGATCAATCTGAAAGCTtccaaaaccatagattgttaatttcataaatatgcACAGACTTTTTTAAATACTTACATAACTAAAGAAATCCacattaaataaatagaaaaactcATTTAGACGGTATATTGCAACTTTGAACTCGAGAAGAAGCAAGGGAGATCAACCTGATTAACTAAGACTTGGGCTAACAAAGCATTTGGGCTTGTAGTCGGGTGCTTATTGCTGTCTCTTTTCATAATCTCATGTACCCTGGCAACATATAGATATAGAAGATGAGCATTGGTCTTGTTACCTATTCATCTAATATTTCTTCACCTCGTGGCACTGTTCTCTTGTACTTTTATGCTTGTGGCACATCTCAAGGGTAGCAAAACCTATGGAGTAAAATATGGAAAATTTAATACCTTACAGCAATTTCTGAGTAAACATTGGCAGGTTTCTCTCCAGCACCTAAGTTGACTGCAGCTGCTTCCAACTGAGAACATCACAGCAATTCAGATCAATCAACAAAGCAAaacttttacataaaaaaaaaaaaaggtcctaTATTATATTATAACAGAACATTGAATATTTTGACcgaagaaaaaatagaaaatgaggAAAATTTGAGAACATCACATGTATACAATCATGTTTGCCAGATGACTAAAGTTCATTTACtacaaaatttacaaaagtAGTTTAAATAAGCAAAACACATAATGGAGTACAATAAAATTAGAGTGCAGTAACATGAAGATGCAAACAGAAAACTTATATCAATGGGGATAAAGCCTACACTATCTCTTCCCAAGGCTGCATGGTGCTGTAAGCCATTGCATGAACCATCCTAGAAAATTGAAAGGTCATCAATGAAACATaaatggatttaaaaaaaaaaaaaaaaaaaactttatcaTTTGACCCGCACAAATACGTTTAAAAATTCTTCTCATTTGCATCAACTTTTAAAATAAAGGGGTTTCAGAATTATATAATCCTAAACAAACTTGCATAAACTGCAGTATCTCGTTTTGCTACTCCAAGGAGTACGGACTAAGAAAGAAATTTACCAGATGGATGGGCAAATGAGAAATGACCGTATGTGGTGATGGGCTATTTAACGCTTCTGACAGATTGATACAAGACGCTAGGCACTGTAAAGGATCTTCAGCTGTTAACCACCATCGGTTTCCATTTACAGGGTTTGCTGCTGAATCAAATATATCATCAATGTGATGATCAACAAATGCTTTGCAGTCCTCATACGAAAGCTTTTCAACACCGCCTGCATGGAGGTTTGCTAAATGAATCTTCAGCCAACAAAAACCAGACTTCCCTAATGGTCGTCCTTCAGCATATTCAAGGACCCCTCGACAGAGATCAGAACTCAAATGATTTAAATGTGGATGCATTGGGTAAGCTCGGCCTCGAAAATCAAGATTGTGAGGATAATAAAAGCCTTCCTCATCCTTTATCTTGCGAGCAACCTATTTCAGAATTGTTTGCTCAATATTATATGATTTcttatcaataaataaatactatataattagatggagaccttACAGAGAGCTTAAGTTCTGTATCAGATCGCTGAGAATGCCTTTCTTGGTTAATCTTCTTTGCTTTTCTTACACTCCATTTCCATTTGGGAACTTCTGTTAAACCCGCAAGCGGTGGTTTATCTGGTACTGGAACCTACAAGCCCATGAGAATATTTACGCCAGATGAAATTTAAAGCAAAATCTAAACATCACAATGTCAGCAAACCAAAAATATTTTGCTGTAACGAAAATCAACCAACAAAACCAAGTAAACTCTCCTGACAAGGGAAATGACTACATTATCCTTACTCTAGTTTCTCTGACTACATTATTCTTACATTAATTTGTTGTTTGACAGAAAGTTAGAAATCATCCAATTATGTTACTCTTAAATTTTCACAAAAGAGAAACGAGAGCTATCCCACATTGGGATGTTGGCACCCTATAGGTGCTCATACTTCATACTAATGCTATGGACGTCAGCTTAGTAGATTTATTCTCTGGACAGAGTAACACAAAGGTTGAATACAAACAATTTCTTATTAAATTCAAGAGATCATTATGTGCTCACA
Above is a window of Malus sylvestris chromosome 15, drMalSylv7.2, whole genome shotgun sequence DNA encoding:
- the LOC126602305 gene encoding pentatricopeptide repeat-containing protein At4g30825, chloroplastic, giving the protein MMTSLRFSISLDTFDSSNKFNSSFCYGHAYVSRACVVNALNWGNRIKVSGFPFELSGTSELSQMGEETNLSLVEGNPDFRHESEKGSGGPKKESRREKDSKLSSRKSRWVRELENLFVNGGEFDVDYSVISSHLSMEHCNDILRRLERCNDVKALRFFEWMRSNGKLERNVSAFNSVLRVMGRREDWDAAEKLVQELLAGLGGELNYQVFNTLIYACCKLGRAELGAKWFRMMLDHRIQPNIATFGMLMGLYQKGWNVEEAEFTFSQMRNCGIVCQSAYSAMITIYTRLNLYDKAEEVIGLMREDRVRLNLDNWLVMINAYCQQGKVDDAEVVLVSMQEAGFSPNIIAYNTLITGYGKASKMDAAHHLFLGIKNAGLEPDETTYRSMIEGWGRADKYKEAEWYYKELKRLGYKPNSSNLYTLVNLQAKHEDEEGAIRTLDDMLTMGCQYSSILGTLLQAYEKVGRVDKVPRLLRGSFYQHILVSQTSCSILVMAYVKHCLVDDTMKVLREKLWKDPPFEDNLYHLLICSCKELGRLEDAVKIYKQMPRHFNKPNMHIMCTMIDIYSIMGLFTEAEKTYVELKSSGIVLDLIAYSIAVRMYVKAGSLEDACSVLEAMEEQEGIVPDIYMFRDMLRIYQRCGRLDKLKDLYYKLLKSGVTWDREMYNCVINCCSHALPVDEISEIFDEMLQCGFVPNTITFNVMLDVYGKARLLKKARELFRMAQKWGLVDMISYNTIIAAYGRNKDFRSMSSTFQEMQFKGFSVSLEAYNSMLDAYGKESQMERFRSVLQRMKKTSCASDHYTYNIMINVYGEQGWIDEVAGVLTELKECGLGPDLCSYNTLIKAYGIAGMVEDAVHLVKEMRENGIEPDKITYVNLIAALQRNDEYLEAVKWSLWMKQMGL
- the LOC126602321 gene encoding uncharacterized protein LOC126602321 translates to MVVTNSNSQNREIVVRKRIASIFNKREEDFSSLREYNDYLEEVEDMTFDLIEGIDVPAIEAKIAKYQEENAEQIMINRARKAEELAAALAASKGHPIQNETDAGLSQGSQAGFGAGTQGQYAPTVSGQPRPTGGMGPQPLPLGGGGHDLHGYAVDDEEMVKLRAEKGGRAGGWSGEISRKRALEEALGSIWIC